A section of the Roseivirga sp. BDSF3-8 genome encodes:
- a CDS encoding SDR family NAD(P)-dependent oxidoreductase, producing MKIDNFHFCLERQCNEKSNTTAFVFLEDGENEKISITFDGLGAKAKIFSGYFRKNFIADDRVILLLPNDLTFIYAVMGALYAGVISIPLHPINNARTLSKCLHVVEDAGTTRILTNKKIHRAIMRKYGNELGHIDFIFIEDIGEENAAHHELVAYDPQKVAFLQYTSGSTSNPKGVRVTHRSLLANLQAIRDSFSITQDEVILSWLPFFHDMGIIAIVFQTIFNGNKCVLFPPMAFVQNPLRWVRAIDKYRATMSGAPNFAYALCAERIQARDEALDLSCWKQAFCGAEPVKVDTYQAFCQAFKDHGFQPGAFYPGYGMAEATLLISGGERGAVPRIIHADQELLKRNQVADVEGGVPVISCGVSVAGHEIRIINRDTLTECAENEIGEIWFRGPSMADGYWNRDSENTFNAGIKGEEQGFLRTGDLGFLNGGELFVTGRCKELIIINGLNYFPKDIEELVESRETRLRENCTAAFEITIDGEKQLAFMAEVRKEAIDTDFEELTVSLRTIISQEIGLNAGYIGILSTGHLPKTTSGKIQRNLYAQLIAQEDHDLKFLYEWKTSIQPADENITVADKATYHSFTGWLKARVAAVLRVPENQVKTDEVLNRYGMTSITAVGLSGEISEYLGRSVSPTLFYNHPTIDAIARYLLGYEEKAIEATTRMAIDKEDIAIVGIGLNFPASSTPKAFWEMLCKGESGIRPMPEARKALHDTCRNAGYLDRVDGFDAPFFNISAREAGQMDPQQRLLLQTAYHALEDARLSLGKVKDSRTGVFVGIGNNDYNRGFDKANLNAYTGTGSAFSIAANRLSYLFDLKGPSLSVDTACSSSLVAAHLGVNSLQNRESDMAMVAGVNLLLDNSLDTVFTEAGMLSPDHQCKTFDAEANGYVRGEGCGVVLLKRLSDAQRDGNHIYALIKGSAINQDGTTNGITAPNGLSQQAVIREAAARAGVDPGDLSYIETHGTGTSLGDPIEVNALSSLRKDSARPCHLGAVKANIGHLEFAAGVAGLIKTTLCLQHKKLPGNRNLHTLNPLMEIDSEKLLLNRETIDWKPAQGPRRAGVSSFGFGGTNAHIILEEAPAAKAMQEKEDDGKAVSLLTLSARSAGSLEAMKTAYATLLANENAPLAAICQAANLSRSQFTHRWAGSGYNAAELVEKLEAPATGNIAGESKTAFLYTGQGSQYLGMGQLLYQQYPVYQEVVDHCANYLQKEHAYNLIGILTTASDQEVNNTHHAQITLFVLEYALSRLLLSFGVRPHVLMGHSIGEYAAACIAGVFSLEDALNLVYHRGKFMDEAPGHGVMYSVAATLEEVKAELIGEPAISVAAHNGTRQVVLSGEQEALQKLAAKLETLGTKVTQLKVSHAFHSHLMEPAAERFHAVAQKLSYHKPLYPIVSTVTGRQVQDEMQSPGYWSRQIRESVNFVGGAETLREMGTNVFVEVGPKAVLLPMIARLFPDQPKEIIPCLRSIATEESDFTTAIGKLYETGQPINWEAYYGTTPSRHVSLPLYPFNESSYWLKKPGMAFSGDTEALLASLEAQGAFTPEEKALLPSLLKKIQALSGNQPAEDDSMLYTANWQPAPARELSTAAPPNEQWLVIGDAVDPALLLALFRRNERVDTISLNEFVAVDHDTTYQRWQQLLAQKVSGNIPLRFILTLSDEAVRERAEWHQAMFLSLSAMTRSLDENPQYKAVVVTKRAVMVEGTEVHQAYSQLWGATKALCLDYPQQFAGIIDYQQANKQVLPQLVEDICSPVKGEPFISFQGEQRHLYRIEKAHSLTEEPFKTNGAYLISGGLGSLGQHLAVWLSQAGASHIVLLTRRQDALIPQRLKNHLAAGATVQVATCDVRSEEDVRHLAQSLGEEGVTIRGIVHAAGVAAELTPPETSAEAIQNIVDTKVLGAQYLDRYFGEKAGLQLHFSSIAAIWGSARQMLYSAANQALDAFCHNLRLQGKKAIAINWGPWAGSQMVAGEFEEKMAKSGITPLQPEAALDRLGKIITADLPGAIVVEADWERFADVYASSRSFNLFNGVLQAPVTNKEGREEVKQGNALRKELAALNFEADRKAHLSTMLQEMVQTILGHRGGSLPPVQTGFFELGLDSLMSVELKNKLQNHTGLKLPNTLLFEQANITELAAYLASELSDAEETTTVLQAVPPQTQDNVTDTGEFDHLSEDELARLLADELSEN from the coding sequence ATGAAGATTGATAATTTTCATTTCTGTCTGGAAAGGCAGTGTAATGAAAAATCAAATACGACAGCTTTTGTCTTTCTGGAAGATGGAGAAAATGAAAAAATATCTATCACGTTTGATGGATTAGGCGCTAAGGCTAAGATTTTCTCGGGTTACTTCCGCAAAAACTTCATTGCAGACGACCGGGTCATCCTGCTCCTGCCTAATGACCTCACCTTCATTTACGCTGTAATGGGCGCGCTATATGCGGGTGTCATTTCCATTCCCCTGCACCCCATCAATAATGCCCGTACCCTCAGCAAATGCCTTCACGTCGTAGAAGATGCAGGTACCACCCGTATCCTTACTAATAAGAAGATACACCGGGCCATCATGCGTAAGTATGGCAATGAGTTAGGCCATATTGACTTTATATTTATTGAAGATATCGGAGAGGAAAATGCCGCTCACCATGAGCTGGTGGCCTATGACCCCCAAAAGGTAGCTTTCCTGCAATATACCTCCGGCTCCACCAGTAATCCCAAGGGCGTGCGCGTGACCCACCGCAGCCTGCTCGCCAACCTGCAGGCCATCCGCGACAGCTTCAGCATTACCCAGGATGAGGTCATCCTGAGTTGGCTGCCCTTCTTCCATGACATGGGCATCATCGCCATTGTGTTCCAGACCATATTCAATGGCAACAAATGCGTGCTCTTTCCCCCCATGGCCTTTGTGCAGAACCCACTGCGCTGGGTGCGGGCCATAGATAAGTACCGCGCTACCATGTCCGGCGCCCCCAACTTTGCCTATGCCCTTTGTGCCGAGCGTATACAGGCCAGGGATGAAGCACTCGACCTCAGTTGCTGGAAACAGGCCTTTTGCGGAGCCGAACCCGTAAAGGTAGATACCTACCAGGCCTTTTGTCAGGCCTTTAAAGATCATGGCTTTCAGCCCGGCGCTTTCTATCCCGGTTACGGGATGGCCGAAGCCACCCTGCTCATCAGTGGCGGCGAGAGGGGTGCCGTGCCCCGTATCATCCATGCAGACCAGGAATTGCTAAAGCGTAATCAGGTAGCAGATGTCGAGGGTGGCGTGCCCGTTATCAGTTGCGGCGTAAGCGTGGCCGGACACGAAATACGTATCATAAACCGCGATACCCTCACCGAATGCGCCGAAAATGAGATTGGAGAGATATGGTTTCGCGGTCCCAGTATGGCAGACGGATACTGGAACCGTGACTCGGAGAATACTTTTAACGCAGGGATTAAAGGCGAGGAGCAAGGCTTCCTGCGCACCGGTGACCTCGGTTTCCTCAACGGCGGCGAACTCTTTGTCACCGGCCGCTGCAAAGAACTCATCATTATCAACGGCCTTAACTACTTCCCCAAGGACATTGAGGAGCTCGTAGAAAGCAGGGAGACCCGGCTACGTGAAAACTGCACCGCTGCTTTTGAAATCACCATTGACGGTGAAAAGCAACTGGCCTTTATGGCCGAAGTGCGCAAAGAAGCCATCGACACCGATTTTGAAGAGCTTACCGTAAGCCTGCGAACCATCATTTCGCAGGAAATAGGCCTCAATGCCGGCTACATCGGTATCCTTTCCACAGGGCATCTGCCCAAAACCACCAGCGGCAAGATACAGCGTAACCTGTATGCCCAACTCATTGCTCAGGAAGATCATGACCTCAAGTTTCTCTACGAATGGAAGACCAGTATTCAACCTGCGGATGAAAACATCACAGTGGCCGATAAGGCAACTTATCACTCCTTTACCGGCTGGCTAAAGGCTCGTGTAGCCGCTGTGCTCAGGGTGCCTGAAAACCAGGTAAAAACTGATGAGGTACTTAATCGCTATGGCATGACCTCCATCACCGCCGTAGGCCTTTCAGGAGAGATAAGCGAGTACCTCGGCCGCAGCGTATCGCCCACCCTGTTTTACAATCACCCCACCATAGACGCCATCGCGCGGTACCTGCTCGGCTATGAAGAAAAAGCTATAGAGGCTACCACCCGGATGGCCATTGATAAGGAAGATATAGCCATAGTCGGCATTGGGCTTAACTTCCCCGCCAGCAGCACCCCCAAAGCCTTCTGGGAAATGCTCTGCAAGGGCGAAAGCGGCATCCGGCCTATGCCCGAAGCCAGAAAAGCCCTGCACGATACCTGCCGAAATGCCGGATACCTGGATAGAGTGGACGGTTTTGATGCGCCTTTCTTCAATATTTCTGCCCGCGAGGCCGGGCAGATGGATCCCCAGCAGCGACTGCTCCTGCAGACTGCCTACCATGCCCTGGAAGATGCGCGCCTTAGTCTGGGAAAAGTAAAAGACAGCCGCACCGGCGTATTTGTCGGTATTGGCAATAACGACTACAACCGTGGCTTTGACAAGGCTAACCTGAATGCCTACACGGGTACCGGCAGCGCTTTTAGTATCGCTGCTAATCGCCTGTCCTACCTGTTCGACCTTAAAGGCCCCAGCCTGTCCGTAGATACCGCCTGCTCCTCCTCACTCGTAGCCGCCCACCTGGGCGTAAACAGCCTGCAGAACAGGGAGAGCGATATGGCCATGGTAGCAGGAGTAAACCTGCTGCTGGACAACTCGCTAGATACCGTCTTTACCGAAGCCGGTATGCTCTCCCCCGATCATCAGTGTAAGACCTTTGACGCAGAGGCCAACGGCTACGTTCGTGGAGAAGGCTGCGGCGTCGTACTGCTGAAGCGCCTCAGCGATGCACAGCGGGATGGCAACCACATTTATGCCCTCATTAAAGGCAGTGCCATTAACCAGGACGGTACTACCAATGGCATTACCGCCCCCAATGGCCTCTCACAGCAGGCCGTGATCCGGGAGGCAGCCGCCCGTGCCGGTGTAGACCCTGGCGACCTGAGCTACATAGAAACCCACGGTACCGGCACTAGCCTGGGCGACCCGATAGAAGTAAATGCCCTTAGCTCCTTAAGAAAAGATAGCGCGCGCCCCTGTCACCTGGGTGCAGTCAAGGCCAATATCGGCCACCTCGAGTTCGCCGCAGGCGTAGCCGGGCTCATCAAGACCACCCTCTGCCTGCAGCACAAAAAACTACCCGGCAACCGCAACCTCCATACCCTTAATCCACTGATGGAGATAGACAGCGAAAAGCTGTTGCTGAATAGAGAAACCATTGATTGGAAGCCTGCACAAGGGCCGCGCCGTGCAGGCGTCAGCTCCTTTGGCTTTGGCGGAACCAATGCACACATCATCCTCGAAGAAGCCCCTGCCGCAAAAGCAATGCAGGAGAAGGAAGACGACGGTAAAGCTGTTTCTCTACTCACCCTCTCAGCCCGTTCTGCCGGGTCACTTGAGGCCATGAAAACCGCCTACGCTACTTTGCTGGCGAACGAAAATGCACCCCTGGCCGCAATTTGCCAGGCAGCTAACCTGAGCCGCAGCCAATTTACCCACCGCTGGGCCGGTAGTGGCTACAATGCAGCCGAACTGGTAGAAAAGCTAGAGGCACCCGCCACAGGAAATATTGCAGGAGAGTCAAAAACTGCCTTCCTGTACACCGGTCAGGGCAGTCAGTACCTCGGTATGGGACAACTCCTGTATCAGCAATACCCCGTATACCAGGAAGTCGTAGACCATTGCGCCAACTACCTGCAGAAAGAGCATGCGTATAACCTCATAGGCATACTAACCACGGCCAGCGATCAGGAGGTCAATAATACCCACCATGCGCAGATAACCCTATTTGTGCTGGAGTATGCCCTCAGCCGTTTGCTCCTCTCATTTGGCGTGCGCCCCCATGTACTTATGGGCCACAGTATCGGCGAGTATGCCGCAGCCTGTATCGCCGGCGTTTTCAGCCTCGAAGATGCCCTGAACCTCGTATACCACCGGGGCAAGTTTATGGACGAAGCCCCCGGCCACGGCGTAATGTACAGTGTGGCCGCTACGTTGGAAGAGGTAAAGGCAGAGCTTATCGGAGAACCTGCCATCTCCGTAGCCGCCCATAATGGTACCCGCCAGGTCGTGCTATCCGGTGAGCAGGAAGCCCTGCAAAAGCTGGCCGCAAAGCTGGAGACACTGGGTACGAAAGTGACCCAACTAAAGGTCAGCCATGCCTTCCACTCCCACCTGATGGAGCCTGCTGCTGAGAGATTCCATGCCGTGGCCCAAAAGCTAAGCTATCACAAGCCTCTTTACCCTATCGTATCTACCGTAACAGGCCGCCAGGTACAGGACGAAATGCAATCTCCCGGCTATTGGAGTCGCCAGATTCGAGAGAGCGTAAACTTTGTCGGTGGAGCAGAAACCCTTCGGGAGATGGGCACCAATGTATTTGTTGAAGTTGGTCCCAAAGCCGTCCTGCTACCCATGATAGCCCGGCTGTTCCCTGATCAGCCTAAAGAAATTATCCCCTGCCTGCGCAGCATAGCCACAGAGGAGAGTGATTTTACCACTGCCATAGGTAAACTGTATGAAACAGGCCAGCCCATTAATTGGGAGGCCTATTATGGCACTACCCCCTCTCGTCATGTATCATTGCCGCTTTATCCCTTCAACGAGTCTTCCTATTGGCTCAAAAAGCCAGGCATGGCCTTCTCCGGAGATACAGAGGCACTGCTGGCAAGCCTGGAAGCACAGGGAGCGTTTACTCCTGAAGAAAAGGCCCTATTGCCGAGCCTATTGAAGAAAATCCAGGCCCTGTCTGGTAATCAACCCGCTGAAGATGACAGCATGTTGTATACAGCCAACTGGCAGCCTGCACCTGCTCGTGAGCTAAGCACCGCAGCCCCTCCGAATGAGCAGTGGCTTGTCATAGGCGATGCCGTAGACCCGGCCCTTTTGCTCGCCCTTTTCCGCAGAAATGAGAGGGTCGACACCATAAGTCTAAACGAATTTGTAGCCGTAGATCACGACACCACCTACCAGCGCTGGCAGCAGCTACTGGCACAGAAAGTTTCCGGTAATATACCACTCAGGTTTATCCTTACCCTGAGCGATGAGGCCGTGCGTGAAAGGGCAGAATGGCACCAGGCGATGTTCCTGAGCCTCTCCGCCATGACCCGGAGTTTGGACGAAAACCCCCAATACAAAGCCGTAGTGGTAACAAAGAGAGCTGTTATGGTGGAGGGGACAGAAGTTCACCAGGCCTACAGCCAGCTTTGGGGAGCAACCAAAGCCCTTTGCCTTGATTATCCACAGCAGTTTGCCGGTATTATCGACTACCAGCAAGCTAATAAGCAGGTTTTACCCCAACTGGTAGAAGATATTTGCAGCCCTGTAAAAGGCGAGCCATTCATCTCTTTCCAAGGCGAGCAGCGCCACCTCTACCGTATAGAAAAAGCACATTCCCTAACGGAAGAGCCCTTTAAAACGAACGGTGCCTATCTTATTTCAGGGGGTCTTGGTTCCCTCGGGCAGCACCTGGCCGTCTGGCTTTCACAAGCCGGGGCCAGCCACATTGTACTCCTTACCCGCAGGCAGGATGCGCTAATACCCCAACGCCTCAAAAATCACCTCGCCGCCGGTGCTACTGTTCAGGTAGCCACCTGCGATGTGCGAAGTGAAGAAGACGTACGCCACCTGGCCCAAAGCCTGGGGGAAGAAGGGGTCACCATCCGCGGCATAGTCCACGCAGCCGGTGTCGCTGCCGAGCTGACTCCCCCGGAGACTTCAGCAGAAGCCATTCAGAACATTGTAGACACTAAAGTACTCGGTGCTCAGTACCTGGATCGCTATTTTGGGGAAAAGGCCGGGCTGCAACTTCACTTTTCATCCATAGCCGCCATATGGGGCAGTGCCAGGCAGATGCTTTACAGCGCCGCAAACCAGGCCCTCGATGCCTTCTGCCATAACCTCCGTCTACAGGGCAAAAAAGCCATTGCCATTAATTGGGGCCCCTGGGCCGGCAGCCAGATGGTAGCCGGTGAGTTTGAAGAGAAAATGGCCAAAAGCGGCATTACCCCGCTACAGCCTGAAGCGGCCCTGGACAGACTTGGTAAAATCATCACCGCGGACCTGCCGGGTGCCATAGTCGTAGAGGCTGATTGGGAACGATTTGCCGATGTATACGCCAGCAGCCGTTCATTTAATCTCTTCAATGGGGTACTACAGGCCCCGGTAACTAATAAGGAAGGTCGGGAAGAAGTGAAGCAGGGAAATGCCCTTCGAAAGGAGCTGGCTGCCCTGAACTTTGAGGCAGACAGAAAGGCCCACCTCAGCACCATGCTACAGGAAATGGTACAGACCATTCTCGGCCACCGTGGCGGTTCCCTGCCCCCTGTACAGACCGGCTTCTTTGAGTTGGGGCTCGACTCCCTCATGTCCGTAGAGCTTAAAAATAAGCTGCAAAACCACACCGGACTTAAGCTCCCCAATACCCTGCTGTTTGAGCAGGCCAATATTACCGAACTGGCCGCCTACCTGGCTTCAGAACTGAGTGACGCAGAGGAGACAACCACTGTTTTGCAGGCTGTCCCCCCCCAAACACAGGATAATGTAACGGATACCGGAGAGTTTGATCACCTCTCTGAAGATGAACTGGCCCGCCTGCTGGCCGATGAACTGAGCGAAAACTAA
- a CDS encoding helix-turn-helix domain-containing protein, whose translation MKTLHYPSLFKYARQSMGLNQREMAERLLVHQSTISKIESGRHCPHRGTMMGLARLTGLSMHLLTQRAAHHTRQQESNKTTPANRPAIRFKPADLQVARFRQSELRNKLKATLYLKEKALQRLQAQRYMHDLAETNALQILSEAQEITSHLQQNNAPPALLATARKTQHEAASHLALLRKKAIRIPPGYKLLLMEAEVRQLKARIEVL comes from the coding sequence ATGAAAACGTTACACTACCCCAGCCTTTTCAAATACGCCCGACAGAGCATGGGCCTGAACCAGAGGGAGATGGCCGAGCGCCTTCTCGTACACCAAAGCACCATAAGTAAGATAGAAAGCGGCAGGCATTGCCCCCACAGAGGTACCATGATGGGCCTTGCGCGCCTGACCGGCCTCTCCATGCACCTGCTCACCCAAAGGGCAGCACACCATACCCGGCAGCAGGAATCAAACAAAACCACCCCGGCCAACCGCCCCGCCATCAGGTTTAAACCCGCAGACCTGCAGGTCGCCCGCTTTCGCCAAAGCGAGCTGCGTAACAAGCTGAAGGCCACCCTCTACCTGAAAGAAAAAGCCCTGCAAAGGCTACAGGCCCAGCGCTATATGCATGACCTGGCAGAGACAAATGCCCTGCAAATACTCAGTGAAGCACAGGAGATTACCAGTCACCTCCAACAGAATAATGCTCCCCCCGCCCTGCTGGCTACAGCCCGTAAAACACAACACGAGGCCGCCAGCCACCTGGCCCTGCTCCGCAAAAAAGCCATCCGCATACCCCCAGGCTACAAACTACTGCTTATGGAGGCAGAAGTGAGGCAGCTAAAAGCGAGAATAGAGGTTCTTTGA
- a CDS encoding PoNe immunity protein domain-containing protein, protein MRDQIKDKSYFVTFLSKLENLDRQTEEKIASGSVKPDRVLPARLSMINSLIRRISAKYSSGMSPDQLLKEYFEATDLISTYWPGNCKFIGKKREILDQYSLGNYDTMLWMFSLGYLLDVSIVQFEKLVNVIDQDQVKDKLFEFITSAKIPNRPKLKEESYKHGWKLFGKLREATETEDKAKAESLIKAFLEKDWYKEHKNAGWYDNHKGKHDTYSGYWCFEAAAVTCIKGLDDSTYRDQQYYPKDLADYYRANH, encoded by the coding sequence ATGAGAGATCAAATTAAGGATAAAAGCTATTTTGTTACTTTTTTAAGTAAGCTTGAGAATTTAGATAGACAAACTGAAGAAAAAATTGCTAGTGGTAGTGTGAAGCCTGATAGAGTTTTACCGGCTAGACTATCAATGATTAATAGCCTGATTCGAAGGATTAGTGCCAAGTATTCATCAGGAATGTCACCGGATCAATTATTGAAAGAGTATTTTGAAGCTACCGACCTAATTTCTACCTATTGGCCAGGCAACTGTAAATTTATAGGTAAGAAAAGGGAAATCTTAGATCAATATTCTTTAGGAAATTATGATACAATGCTGTGGATGTTTTCTTTAGGCTACTTGTTGGATGTTTCCATAGTGCAATTTGAAAAGTTGGTGAATGTTATTGATCAAGATCAGGTAAAGGATAAGCTATTTGAGTTTATCACATCAGCGAAAATTCCGAACCGCCCTAAGTTAAAGGAAGAGAGCTATAAACATGGCTGGAAGCTCTTTGGCAAACTGCGAGAAGCCACGGAAACCGAAGATAAAGCCAAAGCTGAATCTCTTATTAAGGCGTTCTTAGAAAAAGACTGGTACAAAGAGCATAAGAATGCCGGCTGGTATGACAACCATAAAGGCAAACATGATACCTACAGTGGCTATTGGTGTTTTGAAGCAGCAGCAGTTACTTGCATCAAGGGATTAGATGATAGCACCTACAGAGATCAGCAGTACTATCCCAAGGACTTGGCAGATTATTACCGAGCAAATCACTAG
- a CDS encoding transposase domain-containing protein — protein MYNLFGTCKLNDINPLEWLTETLRKPPDYKVNRMNYYLLNIRIKYNTP, from the coding sequence ATGTACAATCTGTTCGGCACATGCAAGCTCAATGACATTAACCCGCTGGAATGGCTCACTGAGACCCTCAGAAAACCACCAGATTACAAAGTCAACCGCATGAATTACTACCTATTAAACATTAGGATAAAATACAATACGCCCTAG
- a CDS encoding GAF domain-containing protein, with translation MNLTRITNIGTNEGLPDYLNNKIRLSNGIALLIIGIVALPFVGISLIHFPGLTWIPVAGGVVCAAAMAMNAVGLPVGSRFLLSILPVILATVYHAYLIPQGEKAEPSIMMIMVSFTFLPLVLFDLRERIPLILSTVIAASCVLGIQQVIDTLETDLDITVLREGYLNPLSMVLGLAIGLSLVVLMSIINKRSEDRINTLIGDMNRRNRELEESEDDMKKNLTALQEAREVEKQRSWASEGLALLSGIWRDASDLQTAGDRLISEIVKYMGMNQGGLFTVNYEEDGSEPRIKLLSCYAYGRKKFMEKEFAPGQGLLGQAYLEQDYIHLTETPKNYINITSGLGEATPKSILIVPMMVNERVEGLLELAGFSEFEQHHIDFLMQLGENLAAFISSEKLNERTRALLLNVQSQAEEMRSQEEEMRQNMEELQATQEEMQRKEREYLDRIAELEGSSESAG, from the coding sequence ATGAACCTGACAAGAATCACCAATATCGGAACTAACGAGGGGCTTCCGGATTATCTCAATAATAAAATTCGCCTGTCTAATGGGATCGCTCTTCTTATCATTGGGATAGTAGCGCTTCCCTTCGTAGGGATTTCCCTTATTCACTTCCCTGGTCTTACGTGGATACCGGTAGCGGGTGGGGTGGTTTGTGCTGCTGCTATGGCTATGAATGCCGTGGGCCTTCCTGTGGGCAGCCGCTTTCTGCTTAGCATTTTGCCGGTGATACTGGCTACGGTGTACCATGCTTATCTTATCCCGCAAGGGGAAAAGGCTGAGCCAAGTATTATGATGATCATGGTTTCCTTTACTTTTCTTCCTCTGGTACTGTTTGACCTGCGCGAGCGTATACCTCTTATACTGAGTACTGTTATAGCTGCATCCTGTGTACTGGGGATACAGCAGGTAATAGATACACTGGAAACTGATCTGGATATAACTGTACTGAGGGAGGGATATCTGAACCCGTTGAGTATGGTACTGGGTCTGGCTATAGGGCTGTCGCTGGTGGTACTGATGTCTATAATCAATAAACGCTCTGAGGACCGTATTAATACGCTGATAGGTGATATGAACCGGCGCAACCGGGAGCTTGAAGAAAGTGAAGATGACATGAAAAAGAACCTTACGGCACTGCAGGAGGCTCGTGAGGTGGAAAAGCAGCGTAGCTGGGCTTCGGAGGGGCTGGCCCTTCTATCGGGTATCTGGAGGGATGCCAGTGATCTGCAGACAGCGGGCGACCGGCTTATCTCGGAGATCGTGAAGTATATGGGGATGAATCAGGGTGGCCTGTTCACGGTTAATTATGAGGAGGACGGCTCGGAACCACGTATAAAGCTACTGTCCTGCTACGCCTACGGCCGAAAGAAGTTTATGGAAAAGGAATTTGCCCCGGGTCAGGGCCTGCTTGGGCAGGCTTACCTGGAGCAGGACTACATCCACCTGACTGAAACACCAAAAAACTACATAAACATCACCTCGGGGCTGGGGGAGGCCACACCCAAGAGCATCCTGATCGTACCGATGATGGTGAATGAGCGGGTGGAAGGCCTGCTGGAACTGGCCGGCTTTAGCGAATTTGAACAGCATCATATTGACTTTCTGATGCAGTTGGGTGAAAACCTGGCGGCCTTTATTTCATCTGAAAAGCTGAACGAACGTACGCGCGCACTACTGCTAAATGTACAGTCACAGGCAGAGGAAATGAGGTCTCAGGAAGAGGAAATGAGGCAAAACATGGAGGAGCTTCAAGCTACGCAGGAAGAGATGCAACGCAAGGAGCGTGAATACCTGGACAGGATTGCGGAATTGGAGGGGAGCAGTGAATCGGCAGGGTGA
- a CDS encoding tail fiber domain-containing protein, with translation MKRHIRNLSLSLLICLLSFSVHAQWSTSGSTVYYNGRVGVGTSSMVGSADLTVKSQNTSGYGGMAVQVLGSSERPFYSYATSLGIRAWHYFDETDDAWKLYASGVRMTVKNTGNVGIGTTNPSERLEVNGNIALSGSTPTLQPVSVTGTNGKNINVVGGEGDGGGSVYITGGNDNGFNAGGMVYIQGGTGNAINGYVVIDGGHNASSGTSSDIVLGYNYGRVGVGVFYPTYKLELPNISSTEGRARANAWMTYSSRRFKENIRAVESPMKKLMDMKGVQFDWKEKNGGRADYGFVAEDLAKVLPEAIDWNDEKTEAIGVNYNAVTPVLVEALKQLQQEVDQLRNELTKARQGHEASPYGDNPENVIPELMQNQPNPFQNQTLIRFRLPESVSQADLHIYDMQGKEVKTISLNQRGEGEAVLEGYELQPGMYLYSLIADGKEIDTKRMILTR, from the coding sequence ATGAAACGACACATACGGAATCTATCTCTCAGCCTGCTTATTTGTTTACTTTCCTTTTCAGTACATGCACAGTGGAGTACATCAGGAAGCACAGTGTATTATAATGGCCGGGTAGGCGTAGGAACCAGCAGCATGGTAGGTTCGGCAGATCTGACAGTTAAAAGCCAGAATACCTCCGGCTACGGAGGTATGGCCGTGCAGGTGCTTGGCAGTAGTGAGAGACCTTTTTACAGTTATGCCACCAGCCTTGGCATACGTGCCTGGCACTATTTTGACGAGACAGACGATGCCTGGAAGCTATACGCCAGCGGAGTCCGCATGACAGTAAAAAACACAGGTAATGTGGGTATTGGCACCACCAACCCTTCAGAAAGACTCGAGGTCAACGGAAACATTGCCTTAAGCGGCAGTACGCCGACATTACAACCCGTCAGTGTGACAGGCACCAACGGGAAAAACATCAATGTCGTAGGCGGTGAAGGCGATGGAGGCGGTAGCGTCTACATTACCGGCGGTAATGATAATGGCTTCAATGCCGGCGGCATGGTTTACATACAGGGCGGCACCGGTAATGCTATTAATGGCTATGTAGTGATCGATGGCGGCCACAATGCTTCCAGCGGAACCTCCAGCGATATAGTGCTCGGGTACAATTATGGCCGTGTAGGGGTAGGAGTCTTTTATCCTACTTATAAGCTGGAGTTGCCTAATATTTCCAGTACAGAAGGTCGTGCGCGAGCCAATGCCTGGATGACCTACAGCAGCCGCAGGTTCAAAGAAAATATAAGAGCTGTAGAGTCCCCCATGAAAAAACTTATGGATATGAAAGGCGTGCAGTTTGACTGGAAAGAAAAAAATGGTGGCCGTGCAGACTATGGCTTTGTAGCAGAGGATCTGGCAAAGGTCCTGCCCGAGGCAATAGACTGGAATGATGAAAAGACTGAAGCCATCGGTGTAAATTACAATGCAGTCACGCCCGTATTAGTAGAAGCACTGAAGCAACTGCAGCAGGAGGTAGATCAACTCAGGAATGAACTCACCAAAGCAAGGCAAGGCCACGAAGCCAGCCCCTACGGAGATAATCCCGAAAATGTAATCCCCGAATTGATGCAAAACCAGCCAAACCCCTTCCAAAACCAGACCCTTATCCGCTTCAGGCTTCCGGAAAGTGTCAGTCAGGCAGACCTGCACATTTACGATATGCAGGGCAAAGAGGTCAAGACCATTTCACTCAACCAACGTGGTGAGGGCGAAGCCGTATTAGAAGGGTACGAGCTCCAGCCGGGCATGTACCTCTATAGCCTCATTGCCGATGGCAAAGAGATAGACACCAAGCGGATGATCCTAACCCGGTAA